A DNA window from Streptomyces sp. 71268 contains the following coding sequences:
- a CDS encoding glycoside hydrolase family 2 TIM barrel-domain containing protein — protein MSHSTATPHPYYEDVSPGTGTLPPRSHSPASDARRLDLSGTWRFRLSPGATTANTDFARPEFDATAWDEVPVPAHWGLHTGSESHPTTPPIYTNTGYPFPVDPPRVPVEDNPTGDHRLVFDLPADWPTTGEAVLRFEGVESCARVWLNGRELGTFQGSRLPHEFAVGPLHAPGEGEEHALRARGNVLAVRVHQWSAGSYLEDQDQWWLPGIFREVTLVHRPAGAVADYFVHAGYDHRDGRGTLRVDSEPAGRVTVPELGLDLATGQSASVPVEPWTAEAPRLYAGELVTEGERVPLRIGFRTVAVEDGLLRVNGQRVLFRGVNRHEFHPETGRTLDLETMRRDVLLMKRHNINAVRTSHYPPHPAFLDLCDELGLWVIDECDLETHGFHAVGWRRNPVADDRWTPALLDRAARTVERDKNHPAVIMWSLGNECGTGAGLSAMAAAIRDRDPDRPLHYEGDPSCADVDVYSRMYAPHAEVEAIGRRAEPPLPDPALDARRRSLPFILCEYAHAMGNGPGGLSEYQRLFERYERCQGGFVWEWIDHGIARRTADGTPYFAYGGDFGEELHDGNFVCDGLLFPDRTPSPGLVEYKKVIEPVRIAPVGGPHDADGTATGPVSGVRISNLYDFVDLAHLTFRWSYEVAGEAVARGELAVPPLAPGESADVKLPLVEGAPRPVGEAVWTVRAELAADTPWASAGHEVAWGQWLAEPDAAASAPPAAPANGATTPVAADEADGRAPASAARSAPRTGDDGRTILLGPGTFDASTGVLRSLGGQSVVGPRLDVWRAPTDNDEGAPWQPDTRYGTVWRSAGLHRMRHRTTRVRAEDGALTVEARVAPAATDRALSVVYHWSATASRLRLTVSVIPEGDWDFPLPRLGVRLGVSGELGDAEWYGGGPGEAYPDTGAASRLGRYAMSVDQMQTPYVRPQENGARADVRWARLRGADGGWLRVDGEPPFWFTARRWTSEHLDAATHTPDLVPGDRIWLNLDHRQHGIGTQSCGPGVLPAHRLDAGPATFSFTLSAGGPGASPRAGDPGAAS, from the coding sequence ATGAGCCACTCCACAGCGACTCCCCACCCCTACTACGAGGACGTCTCGCCTGGCACCGGCACCCTGCCGCCCCGGTCCCACTCCCCCGCGTCCGACGCCCGCCGCCTCGACCTCAGCGGAACCTGGCGCTTTCGCCTGTCGCCCGGGGCGACCACCGCGAACACGGACTTCGCCCGGCCCGAGTTCGACGCCACCGCCTGGGACGAGGTGCCCGTGCCCGCGCACTGGGGGCTGCACACCGGCTCCGAGTCCCACCCCACGACCCCGCCGATCTACACCAACACCGGCTACCCCTTCCCGGTGGACCCGCCGCGCGTACCGGTCGAGGACAACCCCACCGGCGACCACCGACTCGTCTTCGACCTGCCGGCCGACTGGCCCACCACGGGCGAGGCCGTGCTGCGCTTCGAGGGCGTGGAGTCCTGCGCGCGCGTCTGGCTCAACGGCCGGGAGCTGGGCACCTTCCAGGGCAGCCGGCTGCCGCACGAGTTCGCCGTCGGCCCGCTCCACGCCCCGGGCGAGGGCGAGGAGCACGCGCTACGCGCCCGGGGCAACGTGCTGGCCGTGCGGGTCCACCAGTGGTCGGCCGGCAGCTACCTGGAGGACCAGGACCAGTGGTGGCTGCCCGGCATCTTCCGCGAGGTGACGCTGGTGCACCGGCCCGCCGGCGCCGTCGCCGACTACTTCGTGCACGCCGGCTACGACCACCGGGACGGGCGCGGCACGCTGCGCGTGGACAGCGAGCCCGCCGGCCGGGTCACGGTGCCGGAACTGGGCCTGGACCTGGCCACCGGGCAGAGCGCGAGCGTCCCCGTCGAGCCGTGGACGGCCGAGGCACCGAGGCTGTACGCGGGCGAGCTGGTCACCGAGGGCGAGCGGGTGCCGCTGCGCATCGGCTTTCGCACCGTGGCCGTCGAGGACGGGCTGCTGCGGGTCAACGGGCAGCGGGTGCTGTTCCGGGGCGTGAACCGGCACGAGTTCCACCCGGAGACCGGCCGCACCCTCGACCTGGAGACGATGCGGCGCGACGTGCTCCTGATGAAGCGGCACAACATCAACGCCGTGCGCACCAGCCACTACCCGCCGCACCCCGCCTTCCTCGACCTGTGCGACGAACTGGGCCTGTGGGTCATCGACGAATGCGACCTGGAGACGCACGGCTTCCACGCCGTCGGCTGGCGACGCAACCCGGTGGCCGACGACCGGTGGACGCCCGCGCTGCTCGACCGCGCGGCCCGCACCGTCGAGCGGGACAAGAACCACCCGGCGGTCATCATGTGGTCGCTGGGCAACGAGTGCGGCACCGGCGCCGGCCTGTCCGCGATGGCCGCCGCGATCCGCGACCGCGACCCGGACCGCCCGCTGCACTACGAGGGCGACCCGAGCTGCGCCGACGTGGACGTCTACTCGCGGATGTACGCCCCGCACGCGGAGGTCGAGGCCATCGGGCGCCGCGCCGAACCACCACTGCCCGACCCCGCGCTGGACGCACGCCGCCGCTCCCTGCCGTTCATCCTGTGCGAGTACGCGCACGCCATGGGCAACGGGCCCGGCGGGCTCAGCGAGTACCAGCGGCTGTTCGAGCGGTACGAGCGCTGCCAGGGCGGCTTCGTCTGGGAGTGGATCGACCACGGCATCGCCCGTCGAACCGCCGACGGCACGCCCTACTTCGCGTACGGCGGGGACTTCGGCGAGGAGTTGCACGACGGCAACTTCGTCTGCGACGGCCTCCTCTTCCCCGACCGCACCCCCTCGCCGGGGCTCGTCGAGTACAAGAAGGTGATCGAACCCGTCCGCATCGCGCCCGTCGGCGGCCCACACGACGCCGACGGCACGGCGACGGGCCCCGTCTCCGGCGTACGGATCAGCAACCTGTACGACTTCGTGGACCTGGCGCACCTGACGTTCCGCTGGTCGTACGAGGTGGCCGGCGAGGCCGTGGCACGGGGCGAGCTGGCCGTTCCGCCGCTGGCCCCCGGCGAGTCGGCGGACGTGAAACTGCCGCTCGTCGAGGGCGCGCCGCGACCGGTGGGTGAGGCGGTGTGGACCGTACGGGCCGAGCTGGCCGCCGACACGCCCTGGGCGTCGGCCGGCCACGAGGTGGCCTGGGGCCAGTGGCTCGCGGAGCCGGACGCCGCCGCGAGCGCCCCGCCGGCCGCGCCGGCGAACGGGGCGACGACGCCCGTCGCGGCGGACGAGGCCGACGGCAGAGCGCCGGCGAGCGCCGCGCGCAGCGCGCCCCGGACCGGCGACGACGGGCGGACCATCCTCCTCGGCCCCGGCACCTTCGACGCGAGCACCGGCGTGTTGCGCTCGCTGGGCGGGCAGTCGGTGGTGGGCCCGCGGCTCGACGTGTGGCGGGCGCCGACCGACAACGACGAGGGCGCCCCCTGGCAGCCCGACACCCGCTACGGCACCGTGTGGCGGAGCGCCGGGCTGCACCGCATGCGGCACCGCACCACGCGGGTGCGCGCCGAGGACGGGGCGCTGACGGTCGAGGCCAGGGTCGCGCCCGCGGCCACCGACCGCGCGCTGTCCGTCGTCTACCACTGGTCCGCCACCGCCTCCCGACTGCGCCTGACGGTCAGTGTGATCCCCGAGGGCGACTGGGACTTCCCGCTTCCCCGACTCGGGGTGCGGCTCGGGGTGAGCGGCGAGCTGGGCGACGCCGAGTGGTACGGCGGCGGCCCGGGCGAGGCGTACCCGGACACCGGGGCGGCCTCGCGGCTCGGCCGGTACGCCATGTCGGTGGACCAGATGCAGACCCCGTACGTGCGTCCGCAGGAGAACGGGGCGCGCGCGGACGTGCGCTGGGCCCGGCTGCGCGGGGCCGACGGCGGGTGGCTGCGGGTGGACGGGGAGCCGCCGTTCTGGTTCACCGCGCGCCGCTGGACGAGCGAGCACCTGGACGCCGCGACGCACACCCCCGACCTGGTGCCGGGCGACCGGATCTGGCTCAACCTCGACCACCGGCAACACGGCATCGGCACCCAGTCCTGCGGCCCGGGCGTCCTGCCCGCGCACCGCCTCGACGCGGGCCCGGCGACCTTCTCGTTCACCCTCTCGGCCGGCGGCCCCGGCGCGAGCCCGCGAGCCGGAGACCCGGGCGCCGCGTCGTAG